One window of Paenibacillus albicereus genomic DNA carries:
- a CDS encoding RrF2 family transcriptional regulator, giving the protein MNSEFTIAVHSLVYLAYVPERSASSEAIAENVCTNPARVRKVMGYLKRCGYVATREGSGGGYRLTAEPAQVTLNDIYQAIARGSLMPNWCSGDPDCECLVGSNMQEVMNGIFCGAEQRLEDYFQGLTIASVLERIHRCETC; this is encoded by the coding sequence ATGAACAGTGAATTTACGATTGCCGTCCACAGCCTCGTCTACTTGGCTTACGTACCGGAGCGCAGCGCCTCGAGCGAGGCGATCGCCGAGAACGTCTGCACGAATCCGGCGAGGGTGCGCAAGGTGATGGGGTACCTGAAGCGCTGCGGCTACGTGGCGACGAGGGAAGGCTCCGGCGGTGGCTACCGCCTGACGGCGGAGCCGGCGCAAGTGACGCTGAACGACATCTACCAGGCCATCGCGCGCGGCTCGCTCATGCCGAACTGGTGCTCGGGCGATCCCGATTGCGAATGCTTGGTCGGCTCCAACATGCAGGAGGTCATGAACGGCATCTTCTGCGGAGCCGAGCAGCGGCTGGAGGACTACTTCCAGGGACTGACGATCGCGAGCGTGCTGGAGCGGATTCATCGCTGCGAGACCTGCTGA
- a CDS encoding DoxX family membrane protein — MAFQWWRTNLAAAAALLLLRLYAGWKWTSAGWGKLTGDEAFSAGGFVQNAIANPVLRSGTNEALYPTYVSFLKHFVSPQMGLFSLLVSWGELLVGLSLLLGLFTTAGAFFGLVMNFSFLFAGALSLNPWLILIGFLILTGGRNAGRFGLDPLVLPRLAALRPGKARPSSAAASGTAS, encoded by the coding sequence ATGGCATTTCAATGGTGGAGAACCAATCTGGCGGCAGCTGCGGCGCTGCTGCTGCTGCGCCTGTACGCAGGATGGAAATGGACAAGCGCCGGTTGGGGCAAGCTGACCGGCGACGAAGCCTTCAGCGCCGGCGGCTTCGTGCAGAATGCGATCGCGAATCCCGTCTTGCGCAGCGGCACGAACGAGGCGCTTTATCCGACCTATGTCTCGTTCCTAAAACATTTCGTATCGCCGCAGATGGGGCTGTTCAGCCTGCTCGTCAGCTGGGGCGAGCTGCTCGTCGGCCTGTCGCTGCTGCTCGGCCTGTTCACGACGGCGGGGGCGTTTTTCGGCCTCGTCATGAATTTTTCGTTCTTGTTCGCCGGCGCGCTCAGCCTCAACCCATGGCTGATCCTGATCGGCTTCCTGATCTTGACGGGCGGCCGCAATGCCGGGCGCTTCGGCCTCGATCCGCTCGTCCTGCCGCGGCTCGCCGCGCTTCGGCCCGGCAAAGCCCGACCGTCGTCCGCCGCAGCGTCAGGCACGGCATCTTGA
- the trxA gene encoding thioredoxin, translating into MAVALTKETFNESVQNGVALVDFWAPWCGPCKMQLPIVEELSTELEGKATIAKINVDEQPELASQFGVMSIPTLILFKDGQPVDKMVGVQSKDALKNKIQGQL; encoded by the coding sequence ATGGCAGTAGCCCTGACGAAAGAAACGTTCAACGAGAGCGTGCAGAACGGCGTCGCGCTGGTCGACTTCTGGGCCCCTTGGTGCGGACCTTGCAAAATGCAGCTTCCGATCGTCGAAGAGCTGAGCACGGAGCTCGAAGGAAAAGCGACGATCGCCAAGATCAACGTCGACGAGCAGCCTGAGCTCGCTTCCCAATTCGGCGTCATGAGCATCCCGACGCTGATCCTGTTCAAGGACGGACAGCCGGTCGACAAGATGGTCGGCGTGCAGAGCAAGGACGCTCTGAAAAACAAGATCCAAGGCCAGCTGTAA
- a CDS encoding ABC transporter substrate-binding protein: MRKPLLATMTAVLSLSMLAACGSNGNEGAENTAGNASGSANTAVNEGASGGEAALSGSIKVLTHRTDYINDGTMDRYLKKFQETNPDAKVEFEGLTNYATDIKTRLTTGETGDVLMIPSGMPASDLPKYFEPLPDSMFDDVYFADNSAFEGKRYGITTGVNTQGIVYNKKAFEKAGIAKAPTTLDELYDAAKKLKDAGIIPLYMNFGAQWPMGTWGDGSAFYVAGDGDLTTKMAADPAPFQEGNAWGILAKIGRDFIENGWVEKDLYTNNWEMSKGEVASGKAAMYFLGNWVIPQVIGAGAAAEDIGFVPFPYDNSGKLNAPLGGDYMIGVSANSKNKELAIAWTDFFVKESGYVADSGFMPILKSEKAESPQLAEFQAANPTFIEGLPNNDKFAEIANKAQIGIGTGNYIQDLLLSKDLKAGLDELNKKWAKAKTDLGY, translated from the coding sequence ATGAGAAAACCGCTTCTGGCTACGATGACGGCTGTCCTGTCCCTGTCCATGCTGGCCGCTTGCGGCAGCAACGGCAACGAAGGCGCCGAGAATACGGCGGGCAATGCGTCCGGCAGCGCGAATACGGCCGTGAACGAAGGCGCCTCCGGCGGCGAGGCCGCGCTGAGCGGCTCGATCAAGGTGCTGACGCACCGCACGGACTACATCAACGACGGCACGATGGACCGCTACCTGAAGAAGTTCCAGGAAACGAACCCGGACGCGAAAGTCGAGTTCGAAGGCCTCACCAACTACGCGACGGACATCAAGACCCGCCTGACGACGGGCGAGACGGGCGACGTGCTCATGATTCCGAGCGGCATGCCGGCCTCCGACCTGCCGAAATACTTCGAGCCGCTGCCGGACAGCATGTTCGACGACGTCTACTTCGCCGACAACTCCGCGTTCGAGGGCAAGCGCTACGGCATCACGACCGGCGTCAACACGCAGGGCATCGTCTACAACAAGAAGGCGTTCGAGAAAGCCGGCATCGCCAAGGCTCCGACGACGCTTGACGAGCTGTATGACGCGGCGAAAAAGCTGAAGGACGCCGGCATCATCCCGCTGTACATGAACTTCGGCGCGCAGTGGCCGATGGGCACCTGGGGCGACGGCTCGGCGTTCTACGTGGCCGGCGACGGCGACCTGACGACCAAGATGGCCGCCGATCCGGCGCCTTTCCAGGAGGGCAACGCCTGGGGCATCCTGGCCAAGATCGGCCGCGACTTCATCGAGAACGGCTGGGTCGAGAAGGACCTGTACACGAACAACTGGGAGATGTCCAAGGGCGAGGTCGCTTCCGGCAAGGCGGCGATGTACTTCCTCGGCAACTGGGTCATCCCGCAGGTCATCGGCGCCGGCGCGGCGGCCGAGGACATCGGCTTCGTGCCGTTCCCGTACGACAACAGCGGCAAGCTGAACGCTCCGCTCGGCGGCGACTACATGATCGGCGTAAGCGCGAACAGCAAGAACAAGGAGCTCGCGATCGCCTGGACGGACTTCTTCGTCAAGGAATCCGGCTACGTGGCCGACTCCGGCTTCATGCCGATCCTCAAGTCCGAGAAGGCGGAATCGCCGCAGCTGGCCGAGTTCCAAGCCGCGAACCCGACCTTCATCGAAGGGCTGCCGAACAACGACAAGTTCGCCGAGATCGCCAACAAGGCGCAGATCGGCATCGGCACGGGCAACTACATCCAGGACCTGCTCCTCTCCAAGGACCTGAAGGCCGGACTGGATGAGCTGAACAAGAAATGGGCGAAGGCGAAGACGGACCTCGGGTACTAA
- a CDS encoding aldo/keto reductase — translation MPRLGLGVWKVTEEGQVEQSIQDAVKAGYRSIDTAKAYGNEEGVGRAIRECGVPREELFVTTKVWNSDQGYDSTLKAFQDSLEKLGLDTLDLYLIHWPVKGKYKDTWRALEQLYKDGKVRAIGVCNFHVHHLEDLLQDAEIKPMVNQVEYHPLLSQVELRQYCQDQGIVLEAWSPLMQGNLDVPQIQELAEKHGKTPAQIVLRWDLQNGVVTIPKSTHEKRIRENADVFDFELSHEDMALLDGLNQDKRFGPDPDNFDF, via the coding sequence ATGCCGAGGCTCGGCCTCGGCGTCTGGAAGGTGACGGAGGAGGGCCAGGTCGAGCAGTCCATTCAGGACGCGGTCAAGGCCGGCTACCGCAGCATCGACACGGCCAAGGCGTACGGCAACGAGGAAGGCGTCGGACGGGCGATCCGCGAGTGCGGCGTGCCGCGCGAGGAGCTGTTCGTCACGACCAAGGTGTGGAACAGCGACCAAGGCTACGACAGCACGCTGAAGGCGTTCCAGGACAGCCTGGAGAAGCTCGGCCTCGACACGCTCGACCTGTACCTGATCCACTGGCCGGTCAAGGGCAAGTACAAGGACACCTGGCGCGCGCTGGAGCAGCTGTACAAGGACGGCAAGGTGCGGGCGATCGGCGTCTGCAACTTCCACGTCCATCATCTCGAAGACCTGCTCCAGGACGCCGAGATCAAGCCGATGGTCAATCAGGTCGAGTACCATCCGCTGCTGAGCCAGGTCGAGCTGCGCCAGTACTGCCAGGATCAGGGCATCGTGCTGGAGGCATGGAGCCCGCTCATGCAGGGCAACCTCGACGTGCCTCAGATCCAGGAGCTGGCGGAGAAGCACGGCAAGACGCCGGCTCAGATCGTGCTGCGCTGGGACCTGCAGAACGGCGTCGTCACCATTCCGAAGTCCACCCATGAAAAGCGCATCCGCGAGAACGCCGACGTGTTCGACTTCGAGCTTTCCCACGAGGACATGGCGCTGCTCGACGGGCTCAATCAGGACAAGCGCTTCGGCCCGGACCCGGACAACTTCGACTTCTAG